From a region of the Aulosira sp. FACHB-615 genome:
- a CDS encoding diguanylate cyclase gives MNEQTKAIRVAWCSSLDLPQPTNTRLNFEWITVDISSLFEQDFDIIVLDFRVVASIEKVRDLYNTVGKPTVLLVETIEQESAVLTWLEAEDETCQYDAINQQICLRLQRSFWHNQQKHLFNLDKLTGIANFRKFNDYAINLLTSNEDIEQISLIYLDIDRFKFINDRYGHITGDQILQEIGQILQKYSLGAGIVARTGGDKFAICMRGSIEQGKAFAEFLRTQIETHEFKLNAMSSVRLTASFGVISMLGHTSIEQLWQEINQCIYAAKQKGRNQVVTSEEFDAIADASGQDKLITDFEHRIRVTAERMISEMVLKASRLANKYRVEAELDGLTEVFNRRYLDRLLAREIEKAHKYQQQLTILLLDLDYFGAINRTYGFPTGDQALKTAAQVFQTHIRAGDWVTRYGGEEFCIVMSNTDLNTGCQIAERIRLALSAEVITAYNGQQFHLTTSIGVVELIAEDKLVSFLQRASDKLREAKKNGRNRICF, from the coding sequence ATGAATGAACAAACGAAAGCAATTCGAGTTGCTTGGTGTAGTTCACTAGATTTACCTCAACCAACAAATACGCGCCTCAATTTTGAGTGGATTACGGTTGATATCTCCAGCTTATTTGAGCAGGATTTTGACATTATTGTACTCGACTTCAGAGTTGTTGCAAGTATAGAGAAAGTTAGAGATTTATATAATACTGTTGGGAAACCAACAGTATTATTAGTAGAGACGATTGAGCAAGAATCTGCTGTGCTTACTTGGTTAGAAGCAGAAGATGAAACCTGTCAATATGATGCAATTAATCAGCAAATTTGTCTACGTTTACAGCGCAGTTTTTGGCACAATCAACAAAAGCATTTATTTAATCTCGATAAATTGACAGGAATTGCTAATTTTCGGAAATTTAATGATTATGCTATCAATCTTTTAACTTCTAATGAAGATATCGAACAAATATCTTTGATTTATTTAGATATTGACCGTTTTAAGTTTATTAACGATCGCTACGGTCACATAACAGGAGATCAGATATTACAAGAGATTGGACAAATTCTGCAAAAGTACTCACTAGGCGCAGGAATTGTGGCGCGGACAGGCGGGGATAAATTTGCTATTTGTATGCGTGGAAGTATTGAGCAAGGGAAGGCCTTTGCAGAGTTTCTCAGAACCCAAATCGAAACTCATGAATTTAAGCTCAATGCGATGTCGTCGGTGCGCCTCACTGCGTCCTTTGGTGTGATTTCGATGTTAGGACACACCTCGATTGAGCAATTATGGCAAGAAATTAATCAATGTATATATGCAGCCAAGCAAAAAGGGCGTAATCAAGTTGTCACATCTGAGGAATTTGATGCGATCGCCGATGCTTCAGGACAAGATAAACTGATAACTGATTTTGAGCATCGCATTCGTGTCACCGCAGAACGGATGATTAGTGAAATGGTGCTGAAAGCCAGTCGATTAGCTAATAAATACCGCGTCGAGGCCGAACTCGATGGTTTAACGGAGGTGTTTAATCGTCGCTATCTGGATAGATTACTGGCGCGTGAAATCGAAAAAGCTCATAAATATCAGCAACAACTCACAATCTTACTTTTAGATTTAGATTATTTCGGTGCAATCAATCGCACCTACGGTTTTCCTACAGGTGATCAAGCTTTAAAAACTGCCGCACAAGTATTTCAAACCCATATCAGAGCCGGAGATTGGGTGACACGCTACGGTGGAGAGGAATTTTGTATTGTTATGTCTAACACTGACCTGAATACAGGATGTCAGATAGCAGAACGAATTCGCCTCGCCCTCAGTGCAGAAGTTATTACAGCCTACAATGGTCAACAATTCCACCTCACTACCAGTATTGGTGTTGTCGAACTCATAGCAGAAGATAAACTTGTCTCTTTTTTACAGCGTGCCAGCGATAAACTGAGAGAAGCCAAGAAAAACGGGCGTAATCGCATTTGCTTTTGA
- a CDS encoding calcium-binding protein, giving the protein MSDLFNHALGLTQNQLTAVEKSDPDALHFNITFNDPSGKFSAYYSAIKSHILAAGSSWDKYITGNADLEIVVNFSNPNPTATGRSLTSSFVYKKGTLSVYEPGAVSEIRTGVDPNGATPDIEFNFNPDYLVNELWFDPKPVARTTAVPINKTDAVSLLLHEFGHVFGFNAWKDNFDGTLSGNYQSTFDEKIVFDGSNFFFVGKQATSVYGSPVPLTFGNITHVGNDGSRPGVNLVRDLMNGVKFYRGFRYSISSLNVAILKDVGVPIIDVPTLSLSSVTTTLPTNVENLTLTGTSQINGTGNAGNNILKGNSANNKLIGNAGNDTLDAGAGKDTLNGGSGDDILIGGADNDSYYVDSSNDQIIELLNEATDTVRTTVNWKLSDNLENLVLTGTSGINGTGNALKNTITVNKADNQLFGGDNDDKLIGDAGNDTLNGGDGNDSLVGGNGNDSLVGGNGNDSLVGGAGSDRLTGGTDSDKFVFSSLGEGIDTITDFSSTEDFLVVQTLLTHLNYTGINPIADGYIRGIQSGSSTLIQIDIDGLNGNSIFSTLVTVSNFIASNFSLNNLIF; this is encoded by the coding sequence ATGAGTGACTTATTCAATCATGCCCTGGGGCTGACACAAAATCAATTAACTGCTGTTGAAAAATCAGATCCAGATGCACTACATTTTAATATTACATTTAATGATCCATCAGGAAAATTTTCTGCCTATTACTCCGCTATCAAGTCTCATATATTAGCGGCTGGGTCTAGTTGGGACAAGTATATTACAGGTAATGCTGATTTAGAAATTGTTGTTAATTTTTCTAATCCAAATCCCACAGCGACAGGCAGAAGTTTAACTTCATCTTTTGTGTATAAGAAAGGCACTTTGTCAGTATATGAACCAGGTGCAGTATCAGAAATTCGCACCGGAGTTGATCCTAATGGTGCTACGCCTGACATTGAATTTAACTTTAATCCTGATTATCTAGTTAATGAACTGTGGTTTGACCCCAAACCAGTAGCACGAACTACGGCTGTACCCATTAATAAAACAGATGCCGTTTCTTTATTACTCCATGAATTTGGTCATGTCTTTGGCTTTAATGCCTGGAAAGATAATTTTGATGGCACACTCTCAGGTAATTATCAATCTACATTCGATGAAAAAATTGTTTTTGATGGCAGCAATTTTTTCTTTGTAGGAAAACAAGCGACTAGTGTTTACGGCTCTCCTGTACCCTTGACTTTTGGTAACATCACTCATGTGGGAAATGATGGTTCTAGACCAGGAGTTAATCTGGTTAGAGACTTAATGAATGGTGTCAAATTTTATCGAGGATTTCGCTATAGTATCTCTTCACTTAATGTTGCCATATTAAAAGATGTTGGTGTACCTATCATTGATGTCCCAACTCTTAGTCTGAGTAGTGTTACGACTACCTTACCAACCAACGTTGAAAACCTCACCCTGACAGGAACATCTCAAATTAACGGTACTGGTAACGCGGGTAATAACATTCTCAAAGGTAATAGTGCAAATAATAAGCTAATAGGCAATGCTGGGAATGATACCTTAGATGCTGGTGCTGGCAAGGATACCTTAAACGGGGGGAGTGGCGATGATATCTTAATTGGCGGCGCTGATAATGATAGTTACTACGTGGATAGCAGCAATGACCAAATTATCGAACTATTGAATGAAGCTACAGATACAGTCCGCACGACTGTGAATTGGAAACTCAGCGACAACTTAGAAAATTTGGTCTTAACTGGTACTAGCGGGATTAATGGTACGGGAAATGCTTTGAAAAACACCATCACTGTGAACAAAGCGGATAATCAACTGTTTGGTGGCGATAATGATGACAAACTAATAGGAGACGCAGGTAACGACACCCTGAATGGCGGAGATGGCAATGATAGCCTAGTTGGTGGTAATGGTAATGATAGCCTGGTTGGTGGTAATGGTAATGATAGCCTGGTTGGTGGTGCGGGTAGCGATCGCCTAACGGGTGGTACGGATAGTGATAAATTTGTTTTTTCCAGTCTGGGTGAGGGTATTGACACTATTACTGATTTCAGTAGCACCGAGGATTTTTTAGTAGTACAAACTCTCTTGACTCATTTGAATTATACGGGTATTAATCCCATTGCTGATGGTTACATTCGGGGCATACAATCTGGGTCAAGTACTTTGATTCAAATTGATATTGATGGCTTAAATGGCAACTCAATTTTTAGCACTTTAGTCACAGTCAGCAACTTCATTGCTAGTAACTTCAGCTTAAATAACTTGATTTTTTAG